Proteins from a genomic interval of Acetobacterium woodii DSM 1030:
- a CDS encoding cobalamin B12-binding domain-containing protein produces the protein MLDFKELTLAMGKLEDEKVVEIITDFVKSCPSKQEALEVLKICQLSMDMVGKSYEKGEYFVADLIFAGKLLTMSIDILKPVLCNQEEFVAGKILIGTVQGDLHDIGKNIFTGLAKTVGFELFDLGIDVAVETFVEKAKIVKPDIIGLSGILTMAIDSMKGTVDGLKEAGIEAKIIIGGVPVSEATCAYIGADAFTNNAAEGVKICQDWMQLREIEN, from the coding sequence ATGCTAGATTTTAAAGAATTAACCTTAGCAATGGGGAAATTAGAAGACGAAAAAGTAGTGGAAATAATAACTGATTTTGTCAAATCGTGTCCTTCAAAACAAGAAGCATTGGAAGTTTTGAAAATTTGTCAGTTATCAATGGATATGGTTGGTAAGAGTTATGAAAAAGGTGAATATTTTGTCGCAGATTTAATTTTTGCGGGAAAATTATTAACGATGTCGATTGATATTTTAAAACCGGTATTGTGTAATCAAGAAGAATTTGTAGCCGGAAAAATCCTAATCGGAACTGTCCAGGGTGATTTACACGACATTGGAAAAAATATTTTCACAGGTCTTGCGAAAACCGTCGGTTTTGAATTGTTCGATTTAGGGATTGATGTAGCAGTTGAAACATTTGTGGAAAAAGCCAAGATCGTTAAACCAGATATTATTGGTTTAAGCGGTATTTTAACAATGGCCATTGATTCAATGAAAGGTACCGTTGACGGCTTGAAAGAAGCCGGTATCGAGGCTAAAATAATCATTGGCGGAGTTCCGGTATCAGAAGCTACCTGTGCTTATATTGGGGCCGATGCATTCACAAATAATGCCGCCGAAGGGGTCAAAATCTGTCAGGATTGGATGCAATTGAGAGAAATTGAAAATTGA
- a CDS encoding ABC-F family ATP-binding cassette domain-containing protein: protein MLINIENISFSYGIREIFNQLSLSINEKKQIGLVGRNGTGKSTLLKLLIGELTPDHGRISKKKGLTIGYLSQESAISENTTLIEMLTAVFKPLIDIETKMKLIGEEIAQTSGDQQEKLVHEFGELQEEFVNKNGYEYSSRIRGVINGLGFKPEDQNKAFSMLSGGEKTRAMLGQILLQEPDLLLLDEPTNYLDIDALQWLEQYLNNYPSTFIIVSHDRYFIDKVCTSIIEVNQKNVKEYLGNYTQYAVKKRQDLMEQNHQYQQQMKEIKHQQEVIDRFRAYNSIKSSKRASSREKALNKIELIDKVETVHNSHFTFNPRVKSGNDVLAVTGLKKAFNDHLLFQNMSFEIHRGDKIGIIGPNGAGKTTLFRILQKKIAADAGDIRFGQKVHLGYFDQEHQDLKKFYQENLLEALWDVDSKLTEGELRNILAAFLFIGDEVFKSIDTLSGGEKARLLLARLMISQSNFLLMDEPTNHIDMDTKEILENALAQYDGTLLFISHDRYFLNRIANKIYQFSENGMEIHLGNYDDYLKHKADASERKALLAEEAKTTITKTQQKFDRKKQKEEESKIRFFRKKVKTIEDVILAQEQKIKVLEETMCAPDFYENPTLAAEINLSYEEHKRQLSELTDEWEEALMALETL from the coding sequence ATGTTAATTAATATTGAAAATATATCTTTTAGTTATGGCATCCGCGAAATCTTTAATCAGTTGAGTCTTTCAATCAACGAAAAAAAGCAAATCGGCTTGGTCGGTCGAAACGGAACAGGCAAATCTACCTTATTAAAATTATTAATCGGAGAACTGACCCCTGACCATGGACGAATCAGTAAAAAAAAGGGCCTCACCATCGGTTATTTATCTCAAGAGTCCGCTATCTCAGAAAATACAACGCTCATTGAAATGCTAACCGCAGTTTTTAAACCGCTCATCGATATAGAAACAAAAATGAAACTAATTGGCGAAGAAATTGCTCAAACATCCGGTGATCAGCAAGAAAAACTAGTGCATGAATTTGGTGAACTTCAGGAAGAATTTGTCAATAAAAACGGCTATGAATATTCCAGCCGAATCCGCGGTGTTATCAACGGCTTAGGATTCAAACCAGAAGATCAGAATAAAGCCTTCTCGATGCTTAGCGGAGGAGAAAAAACCCGTGCCATGCTGGGGCAGATTTTGTTGCAAGAACCCGATCTGCTGCTTCTGGACGAACCTACCAATTATTTGGATATTGATGCCTTGCAATGGTTGGAACAATATTTAAATAATTATCCCAGCACTTTCATAATCGTTTCCCATGACCGTTACTTTATTGATAAAGTTTGTACTTCTATTATTGAAGTCAATCAAAAAAACGTCAAAGAATATTTAGGAAACTATACTCAGTATGCTGTCAAAAAACGCCAGGACCTAATGGAGCAAAATCATCAGTATCAGCAACAAATGAAAGAGATCAAACACCAGCAGGAAGTAATTGATCGATTTCGAGCCTATAATTCAATCAAAAGCTCAAAACGTGCTTCCAGCAGGGAAAAAGCTTTAAACAAAATTGAATTAATTGATAAGGTTGAAACTGTTCATAACAGTCATTTCACCTTTAATCCGCGCGTAAAAAGCGGGAATGATGTTTTAGCGGTTACAGGTCTTAAAAAAGCTTTTAATGATCATCTCCTTTTTCAAAACATGAGTTTTGAAATTCATCGCGGCGATAAAATCGGGATCATTGGTCCGAATGGCGCTGGAAAAACGACCCTTTTTCGGATTCTCCAAAAAAAAATAGCAGCTGATGCCGGTGACATCCGCTTTGGACAAAAAGTCCATCTTGGATATTTTGATCAAGAACACCAAGACCTAAAAAAATTCTATCAGGAAAACCTTCTGGAAGCACTTTGGGATGTTGACTCAAAGTTAACCGAAGGCGAACTGCGTAATATTCTTGCCGCTTTTCTTTTTATCGGAGATGAAGTTTTTAAATCCATCGATACCCTGTCGGGGGGAGAAAAAGCTCGTTTGCTACTGGCGCGATTAATGATTTCCCAATCGAATTTTCTGCTTATGGATGAGCCCACCAATCATATTGATATGGACACTAAAGAAATTCTGGAAAATGCGTTAGCACAATATGATGGTACCTTGCTGTTCATATCCCATGATCGCTATTTTCTGAATCGAATTGCCAATAAAATCTATCAATTTTCTGAAAATGGAATGGAAATTCATTTAGGTAACTACGATGACTATTTAAAACACAAAGCTGATGCTTCTGAGCGGAAAGCGCTTCTCGCCGAAGAAGCAAAAACAACCATCACCAAAACTCAGCAAAAATTTGATCGAAAAAAGCAAAAGGAAGAAGAATCGAAAATCCGTTTTTTTAGAAAAAAAGTTAAAACCATTGAAGACGTCATTCTCGCCCAGGAACAAAAAATTAAAGTCCTTGAAGAAACCATGTGTGCTCCAGATTTTTATGAGAACCCAACTTTAGCGGCTGAAATCAACCTTTCCTATGAAGAGCATAAACGCCAATTATCAGAACTCACCGATGAATGGGAAGAAGCACTGATGGCACTTGAAACATTGTAA
- a CDS encoding redox-sensing transcriptional repressor Rex, with translation MHRFSKKVSMTVVKRLPKYYQYLSDLQLNDIEKISSRELASLMGLTASQIRQDLNSFGGYGQQGYGYNVGELREAIKEILGLDSEYNCIIIGGGNMGHAIANYERFKREGVILKGVFDVNPLTVGTVIADVVVKHMDEIDEFIKNNEIDIAILCVPREVGQIVATQITDLGVKGILNFSPLDLDVPSDVVVENVNITDSLFTLTYLLGE, from the coding sequence ATGCATCGCTTCTCAAAAAAAGTATCTATGACCGTCGTAAAACGGTTGCCAAAATATTACCAGTATCTAAGTGATTTACAATTAAATGATATCGAAAAAATATCATCCCGAGAATTAGCAAGTTTAATGGGACTTACAGCTTCTCAAATTCGTCAGGATTTAAATTCTTTTGGAGGTTATGGTCAGCAAGGTTATGGCTATAATGTCGGCGAATTACGGGAAGCAATCAAGGAGATTCTTGGTCTTGATAGTGAATATAATTGTATTATTATCGGTGGTGGTAATATGGGCCATGCTATTGCAAATTATGAACGTTTTAAACGCGAGGGTGTGATCCTAAAGGGTGTATTTGATGTTAATCCACTGACTGTGGGGACTGTTATTGCTGATGTGGTCGTTAAACACATGGATGAGATTGACGAATTTATTAAGAATAACGAAATTGATATTGCCATTTTATGTGTGCCGCGAGAAGTAGGACAAATCGTAGCGACACAGATCACCGATTTGGGTGTTAAGGGAATTCTTAATTTTAGTCCGTTAGATCTGGATGTACCCAGTGACGTTGTGGTTGAAAATGTAAATATTACAGATAGTTTATTCACATTAACCTATTTATTGGGAGAATAA
- a CDS encoding helix-turn-helix domain-containing protein yields MENNTFGSRLKALRISKRLTQENFANLFYLNKSSISKYEKDKNLPENQLLIKIADFFEVSVDYLLCRTDQPKLLPSNPKPMTCEEFLKSYVFSNEEVDSFSAYFSFPESYKQEVLDFINFKSTSGKQL; encoded by the coding sequence ATGGAAAATAATACTTTTGGTAGTCGATTAAAGGCGTTGCGAATTTCGAAACGATTAACCCAGGAAAATTTCGCTAATCTATTTTATTTAAACAAGAGTTCAATCTCTAAATATGAAAAAGATAAAAACTTACCGGAAAACCAACTGCTGATTAAAATAGCTGATTTTTTCGAAGTTTCTGTAGATTATTTACTATGCAGAACAGATCAACCAAAACTTTTACCAAGTAACCCCAAACCGATGACCTGTGAAGAATTTTTAAAATCTTACGTTTTTTCCAACGAGGAAGTAGATTCTTTTTCTGCTTACTTCTCTTTCCCGGAAAGTTACAAACAAGAAGTGCTTGATTTTATTAATTTTAAAAGCACCAGCGGCAAACAACTCTAA
- a CDS encoding FMN-binding protein: MLHKKLKPRKHFVFAVVLLTYGLLTLILSGCVEKELINDPVTGSILPTENTTSLMDGQYSATTSYYDSRGYVQQLNILIKNGILTQVNFKEISQNKIDRITQEGADLTWEDLSIANLNALYLRLYNGLLLSQNPDETNSVSGATQTSDRFVKLSKAILEQAKKGDHETVKIDTFDTYTITTPIDPEGYQGVLQATFNGPTLINLSYDETIIEDGKSKHKSTDPTEGTDFNALFDTLTNDAVNSQSLDAPFPATETAPEKIKYAECLRLLKIARAPF, encoded by the coding sequence ATGTTACATAAAAAATTAAAACCACGCAAGCATTTCGTATTTGCGGTGGTTCTACTTACCTACGGTTTGTTAACCTTGATCTTGAGCGGATGTGTGGAAAAAGAACTGATAAATGATCCTGTAACCGGTTCAATTCTACCCACTGAAAATACAACATCGCTGATGGATGGACAATATTCTGCAACAACAAGTTATTACGATTCGCGCGGTTATGTTCAACAATTAAACATATTAATAAAAAACGGTATCCTTACACAAGTGAATTTTAAAGAAATTTCGCAAAATAAAATCGATCGAATTACCCAGGAAGGCGCCGATCTCACCTGGGAAGATTTGAGTATTGCCAACCTTAATGCACTTTATTTGCGGCTTTATAACGGACTTCTTCTTTCTCAAAATCCAGATGAAACTAATTCCGTCTCTGGGGCGACTCAAACATCCGACCGTTTTGTTAAACTATCAAAAGCAATTTTAGAGCAAGCAAAAAAAGGTGATCATGAAACAGTAAAAATTGATACCTTTGATACTTATACCATTACTACCCCGATTGACCCCGAAGGATATCAAGGCGTTCTACAAGCGACTTTTAATGGTCCTACCCTGATCAACCTTAGTTATGACGAAACCATAATCGAAGACGGAAAATCAAAGCATAAGTCAACTGATCCAACAGAAGGCACAGATTTTAATGCTTTATTTGACACTTTAACCAATGATGCTGTAAATAGTCAATCGCTGGATGCCCCTTTTCCAGCCACCGAAACAGCTCCAGAAAAAATCAAATACGCGGAATGCCTGCGGCTTTTAAAAATTGCAAGAGCGCCTTTTTAA
- a CDS encoding putative manganese-dependent inorganic diphosphatase, with translation MTQKTYVFGHKNPDTDSICSAIAYAYLKQALGHAYIFPARLGPINKETQFVLDTFQVELPELIKDVKPQVSDLILTDFSMAYENDSVSKTMAQIIGHPGRSLPVINDDKKLIGMVSLSDIIPAYTDAFSKSLLRDSETPLDNIIDLLEAQVYGFLKSEFVQGDVFTITEITDGQQLKSSDILITVQQEMYLTRAFATGAGIIIVSNALPDIVLHIPDDYKGAVLIVSFGPFEVIRLLIQGIPIKNYYQKNNLEYFITYETIDDVKKNMLTSDHERFPVVDVEGSVISTISRSNLIDFNRKKVILVDHNERNQSIIGVEESEIIEVIDHHRIAEIQTATPLYLRIEPVGCTATIIAKMYHEANVPIPESMAGLMLSAIISDTLLFNSPTCTEDDRLIATELGQILDLDINNYGEKMLIAGSNLKEMPPSEILSTDQKLFTMGAYKISVSQINTGDFRGIFDKLDDVLMEMEQMCERENLNLAILMVTDILLGGTELIIAGEAKNLAQLAFDFQPGEFSKYMNGVFSRKKQIIPPLMNASAY, from the coding sequence ATGACTCAAAAAACATATGTTTTCGGACATAAAAATCCAGATACTGATTCTATCTGTTCTGCCATTGCATACGCTTATTTAAAACAAGCGCTTGGTCACGCTTACATATTTCCAGCACGGCTAGGACCAATTAATAAAGAAACACAGTTTGTTCTGGATACCTTTCAAGTTGAGCTCCCTGAACTCATCAAGGATGTTAAACCACAAGTTTCAGATCTCATTCTTACTGATTTTTCGATGGCCTATGAAAATGACTCCGTTTCTAAAACAATGGCGCAAATCATTGGGCATCCGGGTCGTTCGTTACCCGTCATCAATGATGATAAAAAACTTATTGGAATGGTTTCCTTATCGGATATCATTCCGGCATATACCGATGCTTTTTCTAAATCGTTGCTCCGTGACAGTGAAACGCCGCTTGATAATATTATCGACTTACTGGAAGCTCAAGTTTATGGATTCCTGAAATCTGAATTTGTCCAAGGAGACGTTTTTACAATAACTGAAATTACGGACGGACAACAGCTAAAAAGCTCTGATATCCTCATTACGGTTCAACAGGAAATGTATCTGACCCGCGCCTTTGCAACCGGCGCCGGCATTATTATTGTTAGCAACGCCTTGCCAGATATTGTTCTTCACATCCCTGATGATTATAAAGGCGCCGTCCTGATCGTCTCGTTTGGACCATTTGAAGTCATCCGCCTGCTGATACAAGGAATTCCGATTAAAAACTATTACCAAAAAAACAATCTTGAATATTTCATAACCTATGAAACCATCGACGATGTGAAAAAAAATATGTTAACTTCGGATCATGAGCGATTTCCGGTTGTTGATGTGGAGGGGAGCGTAATTTCAACTATTTCCCGTAGTAACCTCATCGATTTCAATCGCAAAAAGGTTATTCTTGTCGATCACAATGAACGAAATCAGTCGATCATTGGGGTGGAAGAGTCTGAAATCATCGAAGTTATTGATCATCATCGAATTGCTGAAATTCAAACTGCTACACCATTGTACCTCCGCATCGAACCGGTTGGCTGCACTGCCACCATCATTGCTAAAATGTATCATGAAGCTAATGTTCCCATACCGGAATCAATGGCTGGATTAATGCTTAGCGCGATTATCTCGGATACACTTTTATTTAATTCTCCCACTTGTACCGAAGATGATCGTCTTATTGCCACTGAATTGGGTCAAATTCTTGATTTGGATATCAACAACTACGGCGAAAAAATGTTGATTGCCGGAAGTAATTTAAAAGAAATGCCCCCCTCTGAAATTCTTTCAACTGATCAAAAACTATTTACCATGGGTGCTTATAAAATTTCTGTTTCGCAAATCAACACCGGTGATTTTAGAGGTATTTTTGATAAACTTGATGATGTCCTCATGGAAATGGAACAAATGTGTGAACGGGAAAACCTTAATTTAGCTATTTTAATGGTAACCGACATCCTTTTAGGTGGTACCGAACTGATCATCGCCGGCGAAGCTAAAAATCTGGCGCAGCTGGCCTTCGATTTCCAACCGGGCGAGTTCAGCAAATATATGAATGGTGTATTCTCCAGAAAAAAACAAATCATACCGCCGCTGATGAACGCTTCAGCGTATTAA
- a CDS encoding alpha/beta fold hydrolase — translation MIDLTTCGFYTSDEVKLTYYETPCPAKPKGIVLIVHGMAEHASRYHEFMDFLYNNNYLAVAHDQRGHGLTGKRTGELGFFASDNGWERVVSDVRELSLSFKEAYPHLPLFIIGHSMGSVVTRHAVIAYPQLYQGAVIIGTTIGINKLMRKTARLIAEREIKKHGEKTPSHLLSTLSFGSYNKKFKTNRTSYDWLSLSKTNVDQYITDPLCGFTCSAGFYRDLFYGLDFTTKAANIKKIPRDFPLLFLSGRDDPVGGMGKEVNHYVTQLKKTGHRSSELILYPLMRHEILFEDNHELVFQDILRFLNTRSIS, via the coding sequence ATGATCGATTTAACCACCTGTGGTTTTTATACATCCGATGAAGTAAAACTGACTTATTATGAGACCCCTTGCCCGGCAAAACCAAAAGGCATTGTCCTCATTGTCCATGGTATGGCAGAACATGCCTCTCGTTATCATGAATTTATGGACTTTTTATACAACAATAATTATCTGGCTGTCGCCCACGATCAACGTGGTCATGGTTTAACTGGAAAACGAACTGGCGAACTGGGCTTTTTTGCCAGTGATAATGGTTGGGAACGGGTCGTTTCTGATGTCCGGGAACTATCGCTTTCCTTTAAAGAAGCGTACCCCCATCTGCCTCTTTTTATTATTGGTCATAGTATGGGTTCCGTGGTCACTCGTCATGCTGTGATTGCCTATCCGCAACTTTATCAAGGCGCAGTTATCATTGGCACCACCATTGGGATTAACAAGCTGATGCGAAAAACAGCCCGTTTAATTGCCGAACGGGAAATAAAAAAGCATGGCGAAAAAACGCCATCGCACTTATTGTCAACACTATCGTTTGGTAGTTATAACAAAAAATTCAAAACAAACCGAACCAGCTATGATTGGTTATCTTTGAGTAAAACAAATGTCGATCAGTATATCACCGATCCTCTTTGCGGATTCACTTGCAGTGCCGGTTTTTATCGGGATTTGTTTTATGGACTTGATTTTACCACCAAAGCCGCCAACATTAAAAAGATCCCCCGTGATTTTCCACTTCTTTTTTTATCCGGCCGCGACGACCCTGTCGGTGGGATGGGAAAAGAAGTCAATCATTATGTTACGCAATTAAAAAAAACTGGGCACCGGTCAAGCGAGCTTATTCTTTATCCATTAATGCGGCACGAAATCCTGTTTGAAGATAATCATGAACTTGTCTTTCAGGATATTTTGCGTTTTTTAAATACCCGCTCGATCTCATAG
- a CDS encoding MBL fold metallo-hydrolase, with product MKLTVLGNNGPYPGPGGACSGYLFNIGDLNIVLDFGNGTLSNLQKLIQIADIDFIICSHLHADHISDLFVLHYALQMKNQQLKLYAPAEPALELKKLELSSYQITKINESLEIITNGLTISFKELRHPFMDFGIKISDGETTFLYTGDTSYTSNLLEFAKGVDIVLCDGAFLEDVVSDKHLSVKEACEVATEAGVKTLILTHLEPFEKPETYLEKGKRHFKGNLLITEIGKTFDLKALTKV from the coding sequence GTGAAATTAACAGTGCTTGGTAATAATGGACCTTATCCCGGACCTGGAGGCGCTTGTTCAGGGTATCTTTTTAATATAGGGGATTTGAATATTGTTTTGGATTTTGGAAATGGTACACTTTCAAATTTGCAAAAACTGATACAGATAGCGGATATTGATTTTATTATTTGTTCGCATCTTCACGCAGATCATATTTCGGATCTTTTTGTTTTGCATTACGCCCTTCAGATGAAAAATCAGCAGCTAAAGCTTTATGCCCCAGCAGAACCGGCATTGGAATTAAAAAAACTGGAGTTGAGTAGTTATCAGATCACCAAAATTAATGAAAGCCTGGAAATAATAACAAACGGCTTAACGATCAGTTTCAAAGAATTGAGACATCCGTTTATGGATTTTGGAATTAAGATAAGCGATGGCGAAACGACCTTTTTATACACTGGAGACACTAGCTATACGTCCAATCTTCTGGAATTTGCCAAAGGTGTGGATATCGTGTTGTGTGATGGCGCTTTCCTTGAAGATGTTGTTTCGGACAAACATCTGAGTGTTAAGGAAGCCTGCGAAGTGGCCACCGAAGCAGGTGTTAAAACCCTTATTCTGACCCATTTGGAGCCGTTCGAAAAACCCGAAACATATTTGGAAAAAGGGAAAAGACATTTTAAAGGAAATCTTTTGATTACGGAGATTGGAAAAACCTTTGACCTAAAAGCATTAACAAAAGTATAA
- a CDS encoding DNA internalization-related competence protein ComEC/Rec2: MKRPLLWGFAALSLGVVTSFYRAPLWLILIFSCLLVVMPFFIKQVKNSQVFFILGLFCLGLVLGSTTFLQSDELEPFYEKEVSVLGVVTDYPISKAGQLAIKLKTKEISSSNDLKKQLKKQIGLKTTIYLESDNNSKIKSSNLNYIPGDILLLKGNLSEPAGKRNPGGFDYDLYLKSQSIDALLSVRPENIELIGQETSIYDQILKIKRTLEDQSDAYLSEDVSDLLKGVVFGEKDISNELSQRFQDAGVSHVLAVSGLHVGYLFVALSFLLMTMKIRRQYWIIFLAPMLFFYIALTGFAPSVIRASIMLLCLTLGQGIHREHDALNQLSLAGLIIIWIWPAQLFQAGFQLSMGAVLGIVIFYQPLLYRYEKIRNHKRVKNKITSGPLMQGLILTFCATVGTLPILLYHFKSFTLISFFANIVVVPLIGIFLLTSLVFLLLISCFPFLGPVLSIPVGFLGESIVVMLMGINDVGDTLGFLWINRGGFTVAEIGLFLWAIFLISGYFYLKLPRVKQLVTAVGMGLILILMVSLFLPKNLVVTILDVGQGDSILIETPEGHHYLVDGGGYLFEKSTTISENVLYPVLYSKNIKKLDGVFLTHNHVDHSQGIEELIFDGYPVENLFMSIQTNNEKLLQQQMAPVILLKKGSVIEEPGGITIEVYNPEGKINPKDDDEQNNTSLVMRLSYKNTNLLLCGDIEAAVESQLAEILAAESKKRDFQMIKIPHHGSKTSSTPAFIQAIEPEMAVISVGAHNLFGHPSDEVLHRLEDNDITTLRTDKNGAIEITSNGEWIHYKNYQN; encoded by the coding sequence ATGAAGCGACCATTATTATGGGGATTTGCCGCCCTTAGTTTAGGGGTAGTCACTTCCTTTTATCGTGCGCCGTTGTGGTTAATACTGATTTTTTCGTGTTTGTTAGTGGTGATGCCATTTTTTATCAAACAGGTAAAAAACAGTCAAGTTTTTTTTATTTTAGGTTTGTTTTGTTTAGGATTAGTGTTAGGATCTACTACATTTTTGCAAAGTGATGAGCTGGAACCTTTTTATGAAAAAGAGGTATCTGTTTTAGGGGTTGTTACCGATTATCCAATCAGTAAAGCAGGTCAATTAGCAATTAAATTAAAAACTAAAGAGATTTCCAGCAGCAATGATCTGAAAAAACAATTAAAAAAGCAAATTGGATTAAAGACGACCATTTACCTTGAATCAGATAATAATAGTAAAATAAAATCATCCAACTTAAATTACATTCCTGGTGACATTTTATTATTAAAAGGAAATTTGTCGGAGCCGGCGGGCAAACGCAATCCGGGCGGATTTGATTATGATCTCTATCTTAAATCGCAGTCGATTGATGCATTATTAAGTGTTCGACCGGAAAATATTGAATTAATCGGTCAGGAAACATCGATTTATGATCAAATATTAAAAATTAAACGGACGTTGGAAGATCAAAGCGATGCCTATTTATCAGAAGATGTATCAGACTTGCTTAAAGGTGTTGTCTTTGGTGAAAAAGACATCAGCAACGAACTGTCGCAACGCTTTCAGGATGCCGGGGTCAGTCATGTTTTAGCAGTTTCCGGTCTGCATGTGGGTTATCTTTTTGTCGCACTTTCGTTTTTGTTAATGACGATGAAAATCAGGAGACAATACTGGATAATTTTTCTTGCCCCGATGTTATTTTTTTATATCGCCCTGACCGGATTTGCGCCTTCGGTAATTCGGGCGTCAATCATGCTTTTATGCCTGACATTGGGTCAGGGAATTCATCGGGAGCACGATGCCTTAAATCAACTTTCACTGGCAGGACTGATAATAATCTGGATATGGCCGGCACAGCTTTTTCAAGCTGGCTTTCAGCTATCGATGGGGGCGGTATTGGGGATTGTTATCTTTTATCAACCCTTGCTATATCGTTATGAAAAAATTCGCAATCACAAGCGGGTAAAAAACAAAATAACATCAGGGCCGTTGATGCAAGGACTGATTTTAACTTTTTGTGCGACGGTAGGGACTCTGCCGATTCTGTTATATCATTTTAAAAGCTTTACCTTAATCAGTTTTTTTGCAAATATTGTCGTAGTGCCGCTGATTGGCATATTTTTATTAACCAGTTTGGTTTTTTTGCTGTTGATCTCTTGTTTCCCATTTCTGGGGCCGGTATTGTCAATCCCGGTAGGCTTTTTAGGGGAATCTATTGTTGTGATGCTGATGGGAATCAATGATGTGGGGGACACCCTTGGTTTTTTATGGATCAACCGGGGTGGTTTTACGGTAGCTGAAATAGGGTTGTTTTTATGGGCAATATTTTTGATTTCCGGGTATTTTTATCTTAAATTACCACGCGTTAAACAGCTCGTGACGGCAGTCGGAATGGGTTTGATATTAATTCTGATGGTGTCGCTATTTTTGCCCAAAAACCTGGTGGTCACGATTCTTGATGTCGGGCAGGGTGATAGTATTCTCATTGAAACGCCAGAAGGACATCATTATCTGGTTGATGGTGGGGGTTATCTTTTTGAAAAATCAACAACGATTTCGGAAAATGTCCTTTATCCGGTTTTGTATTCAAAAAATATTAAAAAACTTGACGGTGTTTTTTTAACACATAATCATGTGGATCATAGCCAGGGAATTGAAGAACTAATATTTGATGGGTATCCCGTAGAAAATCTCTTTATGAGCATTCAGACAAACAATGAAAAACTACTGCAACAACAAATGGCACCGGTGATTTTATTAAAAAAAGGGTCGGTAATTGAAGAACCTGGCGGAATCACGATTGAAGTTTATAATCCCGAGGGAAAAATTAACCCTAAAGATGATGACGAACAAAATAATACATCACTGGTGATGAGACTTTCATATAAAAATACCAATTTGCTTTTATGCGGCGATATTGAAGCAGCGGTTGAAAGTCAATTGGCGGAAATATTAGCGGCAGAAAGCAAAAAAAGAGATTTCCAGATGATCAAAATACCGCATCATGGGAGTAAGACTTCCTCAACCCCGGCATTTATTCAAGCGATCGAACCAGAGATGGCGGTCATCTCTGTGGGTGCGCATAATTTATTCGGGCATCCAAGCGATGAGGTTCTCCATCGCTTAGAGGATAACGACATCACGACCTTGCGAACCGACAAAAATGGGGCGATCGAAATTACCAGTAATGGGGAATGGATTCATTATAAAAACTATCAAAACTAA